One genomic window of uncultured Campylobacter sp. includes the following:
- a CDS encoding XRE family transcriptional regulator: MKLAHVLYKIHKLIEAKEIKNITKREMASRLGVSERTYIEWLRETNEPIAMKAVLDMLSQLKDDDILQIIREWEDS, translated from the coding sequence ATGAAGTTGGCTCATGTTTTATATAAAATTCACAAACTCATAGAAGCAAAAGAGATAAAAAATATCACTAAAAGAGAGATGGCAAGTAGGCTAGGAGTATCTGAGCGAACCTATATAGAGTGGCTTAGAGAGACTAATGAACCTATCGCTATGAAAGCGGTGCTTGATATGTTGTCACAACTAAAAGATGATGATATATTACAGATTATTAGAGAGTGGGAAGATAGCTAG
- a CDS encoding branched-chain amino acid transaminase, producing the protein MAQIQEAELIWKDGKLIPWAEATTHVLTHSLHYGNAVFEGVRAYKTDKGYAIFRLDEHTARLEISAKLCLIKLPFSFEQLRQAQIDVVAKNRFDQTVYIRPLAYFGYGSMGVSSKDCSVNVVVAAWQWGAYMGEEALRKGIKAKISSWIKPAQFSMMAKAKASANYFNSQMANFEAVDAGYDEAILLDPQGFVAEGPGECLFIVKDGLIITPPNDTSLESITQNSVIEIARSLGYEVRRERIARDQLYAADEAFFTGTAAEVTPISNIDGRIIGKGEMGEVTSRLQKAYFAVVTGKDPKFEHWLTYVK; encoded by the coding sequence ATGGCACAAATTCAAGAGGCCGAGCTCATCTGGAAAGACGGCAAGCTAATCCCATGGGCGGAGGCCACTACTCACGTTTTGACGCACTCTTTGCACTACGGAAACGCCGTGTTTGAGGGCGTGCGCGCCTATAAAACCGACAAAGGCTACGCGATTTTCCGCTTGGACGAGCACACTGCCCGTCTTGAAATTTCGGCAAAGCTCTGTCTAATCAAGCTTCCGTTTAGCTTCGAGCAACTTCGTCAGGCCCAGATCGACGTCGTCGCGAAAAACCGCTTCGATCAGACCGTCTATATCCGCCCGCTAGCGTACTTCGGCTACGGCTCGATGGGCGTTTCGTCCAAGGACTGCTCTGTAAATGTCGTCGTCGCAGCGTGGCAGTGGGGCGCGTATATGGGCGAAGAGGCGCTACGCAAGGGCATTAAAGCCAAAATTTCATCGTGGATAAAGCCGGCGCAATTTTCTATGATGGCAAAAGCTAAAGCTAGCGCGAATTATTTTAACTCGCAGATGGCAAATTTCGAAGCGGTCGATGCGGGATACGATGAGGCGATACTGCTAGATCCGCAGGGCTTCGTCGCAGAGGGGCCGGGCGAGTGCCTATTTATCGTAAAAGATGGGCTCATCATCACTCCGCCGAACGATACCAGCTTAGAGAGCATCACTCAAAACTCGGTCATCGAAATCGCGCGCAGCCTGGGCTACGAAGTCCGCAGAGAGCGCATCGCTCGCGATCAGCTCTATGCCGCGGATGAGGCGTTTTTCACCGGCACCGCCGCGGAGGTCACGCCGATTAGCAACATCGACGGTAGGATCATCGGCAAGGGCGAAATGGGCGAGGTCACTAGCCGCTTGCAAAAGGCGTATTTCGCCGTCGTCACGGGCAAAGACCCAAAATTTGAGCACTGGCTCACATACGTTAAATAA
- a CDS encoding IS1595 family transposase, protein MNDFQAITAFKQVRWFETKGNPVCPCCGSSGKIYFIASRKQFKCKECASFFSVTSGTIFHGHKLPLQTILTAIAIFANAAKGISALQLSRDLDVQYKTAWVLLHKIRESLMDYDSLRPFQGVVEMDGVYVNGYIRPRNRLEKRIDRRKAYKPNKRVVISLRQRDQFGIGANRTRTFILRSENPVELSRIAHRFIVRGSEVHTDENMGYSNFIAHYNHRVVNHAIEYCGANGENNNQSESYNSRFRRLQYGQCHKLGTLYLSNYADEIAYREDTRRFNNGFIFRDILKKCLDSGISNEFCGYWQGNHRVAERLGI, encoded by the coding sequence ATGAATGACTTCCAAGCTATTACAGCTTTTAAACAAGTTCGTTGGTTTGAAACCAAAGGCAACCCGGTGTGTCCTTGCTGCGGCAGTAGCGGCAAAATTTACTTCATAGCCTCTCGAAAGCAGTTTAAATGTAAGGAGTGCGCAAGCTTCTTTAGCGTTACTAGCGGCACGATTTTTCATGGGCATAAGCTACCGCTTCAGACTATACTTACCGCCATTGCGATATTCGCTAATGCCGCTAAAGGAATTTCGGCATTACAACTCTCTCGTGACTTAGACGTTCAATACAAAACCGCTTGGGTATTGCTTCATAAAATTCGCGAAAGCTTAATGGACTATGATAGCTTGCGCCCGTTTCAAGGCGTAGTCGAAATGGACGGCGTATATGTTAACGGCTATATCCGCCCTAGAAATAGATTAGAAAAGAGAATAGATCGTAGAAAAGCATACAAGCCCAATAAAAGAGTAGTTATATCGCTTAGGCAAAGAGATCAATTCGGCATCGGCGCAAATCGAACGAGAACCTTTATTTTAAGAAGCGAGAATCCGGTAGAATTAAGTCGTATAGCTCATAGATTTATCGTAAGAGGCAGCGAAGTTCATACCGATGAGAATATGGGATATTCAAATTTTATCGCTCATTACAACCACAGAGTGGTTAATCATGCTATAGAGTATTGCGGTGCAAACGGAGAAAACAACAATCAAAGCGAAAGCTACAACTCAAGGTTTCGCAGGCTTCAATACGGACAATGCCATAAGCTAGGCACGCTATATCTATCCAATTATGCCGATGAGATAGCTTACCGAGAGGATACAAGGCGATTTAATAATGGCTTTATCTTTAGAGATATTTTAAAAAAGTGCTTAGACAGCGGAATTTCAAACGAATTCTGCGGTTATTGGCAAGGCAATCATAGAGTAGCTGAGAGATTAGGCATTTAG
- a CDS encoding phosphoribosyl-ATP diphosphatase codes for MTANSIATNSAAERSAQNLDAASKNSTLKNSAEKSPYGILDEIYHVCLDRKLNGESALSYVASLYAKGENAYLKKIAEEACEFALACKDLSRSGLYADVAREGFGEHRAGEPRYDVIYEGADLLFHLLLALAAHNIHPDALLDELVRRQGQSGIEEKRRREK; via the coding sequence ATGACAGCAAATTCCATCGCGACAAATTCCGCCGCAGAGCGTAGCGCTCAAAATTTAGACGCCGCCTCGAAAAATTCTACGCTCAAAAACTCCGCAGAAAAAAGCCCGTACGGCATTTTGGACGAAATTTATCACGTCTGCTTGGATCGCAAGCTAAACGGTGAGTCCGCGCTCTCCTATGTCGCCTCGCTCTACGCAAAGGGCGAAAACGCCTATCTCAAAAAGATCGCCGAGGAGGCGTGCGAGTTCGCGCTGGCGTGCAAGGACCTCTCGCGCAGCGGGCTTTACGCAGACGTCGCGCGCGAGGGCTTCGGCGAACACAGAGCGGGCGAGCCGCGATACGACGTAATTTATGAGGGGGCGGATCTTTTATTTCACCTTCTGCTCGCACTTGCGGCGCACAATATCCACCCGGACGCCCTGCTTGACGAGCTAGTACGCAGGCAAGGACAAAGTGGCATCGAAGAAAAGCGTCGTCGCGAAAAATGA
- a CDS encoding SPFH domain-containing protein, with the protein MPADLNDYFNKKNSDKKGGNLNFKIPNFGGMGKFSGVIYAIIAIIALLVISKPFVTIQSGEVGIKSNLGKYDPTPLGAGLHFFVPFIQDVFVVDTRTRIINYTSSEDMSAGIATKSGTAGGIISKNSLSVLDSRNLPVSIDITVQYKLNEATAPNTIAEWGFLWEDKIIDPRVKDVVRSVIGNYAAEELPTKRDEIAKSIDDGIRKNIEALPNSPVDLLAVQLREIILPAKVKEQIESVQIAKQEAERTKYEVERANQEALKKAALAKGNADAVKIEAQGRADAAKIEADAQAYANKEIAKSLDANLLSLKQIETQAKFNEALRENGDAKIFLTPGGAVPNIWVDTKDKAKQSAIEREN; encoded by the coding sequence ATGCCTGCGGATTTGAATGATTATTTTAATAAGAAAAACAGCGACAAAAAAGGCGGGAATTTAAATTTTAAAATTCCTAATTTTGGAGGAATGGGCAAGTTTAGCGGCGTGATTTACGCGATAATCGCGATAATCGCGCTACTCGTGATCTCAAAACCCTTCGTCACGATCCAATCTGGCGAGGTGGGGATCAAGTCAAATTTAGGCAAATACGATCCGACGCCTCTTGGCGCGGGACTTCACTTTTTCGTGCCGTTCATACAGGACGTATTCGTCGTAGATACTCGCACGCGTATCATCAACTACACTAGCAGCGAAGATATGAGCGCGGGTATCGCTACTAAAAGCGGCACCGCGGGCGGTATCATTAGTAAAAACTCGCTTTCGGTGCTAGACTCGCGAAATTTGCCCGTCAGCATCGACATCACCGTGCAATACAAGCTCAATGAAGCCACGGCGCCCAATACGATCGCCGAGTGGGGCTTTTTGTGGGAGGATAAGATCATCGATCCGCGTGTAAAGGACGTCGTGCGTAGCGTCATCGGCAACTATGCCGCCGAGGAGCTGCCTACCAAACGCGACGAGATCGCCAAATCGATCGACGACGGCATCCGCAAGAATATCGAAGCACTGCCGAATTCGCCCGTAGATCTGCTAGCCGTGCAGCTTCGCGAGATCATCCTGCCGGCGAAGGTAAAGGAGCAGATCGAGAGCGTGCAGATCGCCAAACAGGAGGCTGAGCGCACCAAATACGAGGTCGAGCGCGCAAATCAAGAGGCGCTTAAAAAGGCTGCTCTTGCCAAAGGTAACGCAGACGCCGTCAAAATCGAGGCTCAAGGTCGCGCCGATGCCGCTAAGATCGAAGCCGACGCGCAAGCCTACGCTAACAAAGAGATCGCAAAGAGCTTGGACGCAAATCTTTTAAGCCTCAAGCAGATCGAGACGCAGGCTAAATTTAACGAGGCGTTGCGCGAAAACGGCGACGCAAAAATTTTCCTAACGCCGGGCGGCGCGGTGCCTAATATCTGGGTCGATACGAAAGATAAGGCGAAGCAAAGCGCCATCGAGCGGGAAAATTAA
- a CDS encoding NTF2 fold immunity protein: protein MRQITMQEALDAVSERYCKGHHYENVALTDEMVRRICEVKSLVNMGFIGTAITDAALQHLAALPKLAYLFLQDSDKISGEGFRYFAGHAKLEHIGIENVSITDEGLKAIVQIPKLKSLRLVNSRVSFARLLAAADTKIQFYLDGGRFSKEQIAEFEQAQRDAAKSKKKLDPDDLAAARDTLLAFFAAMSEWEKFATSRIDDADDGEVQRRCNELFARYCTPVKRSGFRPEGISFSMAEGGTYGRYELTDAECESKNKIYIYAKDEHGFARRFLLVRKDGRWLVDRCQGMDGKNRGL from the coding sequence ATGAGGCAGATCACGATGCAGGAGGCTTTGGACGCGGTTAGCGAGCGCTACTGCAAAGGCCATCACTACGAAAACGTAGCACTCACCGATGAGATGGTGCGCCGCATCTGCGAGGTAAAAAGCCTCGTAAATATGGGCTTTATAGGCACGGCCATCACGGACGCGGCGCTGCAGCATCTAGCCGCGCTACCGAAGCTTGCGTATCTATTTTTGCAAGATAGCGATAAGATAAGCGGCGAGGGCTTTAGATACTTTGCGGGGCACGCCAAGCTCGAGCACATCGGTATCGAAAACGTCAGCATCACGGATGAGGGGCTAAAAGCGATCGTGCAAATCCCGAAGCTAAAATCGCTACGCCTGGTCAATTCGCGCGTAAGCTTTGCAAGGCTACTAGCCGCGGCGGATACCAAAATCCAGTTTTATCTAGACGGCGGGCGCTTTAGCAAGGAGCAAATTGCAGAATTCGAACAGGCGCAAAGAGACGCCGCAAAGAGCAAAAAGAAGCTTGATCCAGATGACCTGGCGGCGGCGCGCGATACGCTACTCGCATTTTTTGCGGCGATGAGCGAGTGGGAAAAATTTGCCACATCGCGAATTGATGACGCGGATGACGGCGAGGTGCAGCGCAGATGCAACGAGCTCTTTGCGCGCTACTGTACGCCCGTTAAGCGCAGCGGCTTCCGCCCCGAGGGCATTTCGTTTTCGATGGCGGAGGGCGGCACCTACGGCAGGTACGAGCTAACGGACGCCGAATGCGAGAGCAAAAATAAAATTTACATCTACGCCAAGGACGAACACGGCTTTGCGCGACGCTTCCTGCTCGTGCGCAAGGACGGGCGCTGGCTCGTAGACAGATGCCAAGGCATGGACGGCAAAAACCGCGGGCTGTAA
- a CDS encoding DNA cytosine methyltransferase — protein sequence MKKRTFIDLFAGAGGMAEGFYQEGYTALTHIEFDKYACLTLQERMRHYGYSQNEINKVKPTDITNENIIEIIGDNIGKTNDVDIIIGGPPCQSFSSQGKARDPFGMKKDPRNYLYENYLKILNYFKPKFFVFENVSGILSTTIRGNSIIKNIFNGMKENYDIVEDKNIILLNAVDFGVPQDRKRVVIIGARKDLNINPKNIYDELKKITKKINKTTVRDAISDLPKLKPSEGKETIDFNSVKKSKYLEWVRPNNYKLLHGHIARSNNELDRKRYRLMAKNKWTLSDLYENEPSLIHSKKRLFNNSYCVQDYDTPSKTIIAHLHKDGNQFIHPDYTQERSLTPREAARLQSFPDDFIFPCSITQQFKQIGNAVPPLMSKYIAMVLKKYL from the coding sequence ATGAAAAAAAGAACTTTTATAGACTTATTTGCCGGTGCCGGCGGAATGGCAGAGGGTTTTTATCAAGAGGGTTATACTGCTCTTACTCATATAGAATTTGATAAATATGCTTGCTTAACGCTGCAAGAAAGAATGAGGCACTATGGATATTCCCAAAATGAAATTAATAAAGTAAAGCCTACTGATATAACAAACGAAAATATTATAGAAATTATAGGAGATAATATTGGTAAAACTAACGATGTCGATATAATTATAGGTGGTCCGCCTTGTCAATCTTTTTCATCACAAGGTAAAGCAAGAGACCCATTTGGTATGAAAAAAGACCCTAGAAATTATTTATATGAAAATTATTTAAAGATACTAAATTACTTTAAACCAAAATTTTTTGTATTTGAAAATGTTAGCGGCATACTATCTACGACAATCAGAGGTAATTCCATAATAAAAAATATTTTTAATGGTATGAAAGAAAACTACGATATTGTTGAAGACAAAAATATTATTTTATTAAATGCAGTTGATTTTGGAGTTCCGCAAGATAGAAAAAGGGTTGTTATTATAGGTGCAAGAAAAGATTTAAACATTAATCCTAAAAATATTTATGATGAACTTAAAAAGATTACAAAAAAAATAAATAAAACAACCGTGAGAGACGCTATATCTGATTTACCAAAATTAAAGCCATCGGAGGGAAAGGAAACCATTGATTTTAATTCGGTCAAAAAGTCAAAATATTTAGAGTGGGTTAGACCAAATAATTATAAACTTTTGCACGGACATATTGCTAGAAGCAATAACGAGCTGGATAGAAAAAGATACCGTCTTATGGCAAAAAATAAATGGACTTTGTCAGATTTATATGAGAATGAGCCAAGTTTAATACATTCAAAAAAAAGGCTATTTAACAATAGCTACTGTGTTCAAGATTATGATACTCCGTCAAAAACAATCATTGCACATTTGCATAAAGACGGTAATCAGTTTATACACCCAGACTACACACAAGAGAGAAGTCTTACGCCAAGAGAAGCCGCAAGACTACAAAGTTTCCCTGATGATTTTATTTTTCCTTGTTCAATAACACAGCAATTCAAACAAATAGGCAATGCCGTTCCGCCATTGATGTCTAAATATATAGCTATGGTTTTAAAAAAATATTTATAA